The Flavobacteriales bacterium genome contains the following window.
ACACGGGGTCTTACCGAGAACTTTTGAAGGCTTACAGGGCATATTATTTTCTCCTTTTATCCATAGTGATTGGAAGCATTTAACAAATAATGCTTTACCTCTATTTGTTTTGACTGCTACTCTAGGTTTTTTCTATAAAGGAATAGCAAAAGAAGTTTTTCTATGGTCTTGGCTCATGAGTGGTTTATGGTTATGGGCTATAGGCCGCTCTAGTTTCCATATTGGTGCTAGTGGGCTTTTATATGCTTTAGCATCTTTTTTATTTTTCAGTGGGTTTATTAGAAAACATACCAAACTAATGGCGATATCTATGTTTGTCGTATTTCTGTATGGTGGTATGGTATGGGGCATCTTTCCTATGAAAAAGCATATCTCATGGGAGGGGCATTTGGCAGGCGCTTTAGCAGGACTTATTTTAGCTTATTGGTTCAAAGATAATGGACCGCCAAAGCAAATCTATCAGTACGAAATAGACGAACTGATAGAAGATGAGGAAAGTCTAGATTATACCTATGAGTATAAAGAAGATGACAAGGGCTAACTATCAAAAATACAAAACAGCCATCCACTCAATAGTTACACCCAGAATAAAACCAGCATATACCTGACGGTAGTTATGGGAGTTTGTTTTTAGCCTAGCAAAGCCAATCAGTCCAGCAAAAAGAATTAAACCCATTAGCAATAAACTATGATCAAATTGAAAGCGTTGAGAAATACCGAT
Protein-coding sequences here:
- a CDS encoding rhomboid family intramembrane serine protease — encoded protein: MSTKRKYSIFVLPALFILVLFAVEWIEYSNGIRFVKHGVLPRTFEGLQGILFSPFIHSDWKHLTNNALPLFVLTATLGFFYKGIAKEVFLWSWLMSGLWLWAIGRSSFHIGASGLLYALASFLFFSGFIRKHTKLMAISMFVVFLYGGMVWGIFPMKKHISWEGHLAGALAGLILAYWFKDNGPPKQIYQYEIDELIEDEESLDYTYEYKEDDKG